One segment of Stomatobaculum sp. F0698 DNA contains the following:
- a CDS encoding potassium/proton antiporter: protein MNVNLLLITLIIFSCIFFNKISFRFGIPTLFVFILLGMAFGTDGFARISFDNFALSETVCSVALIFIMFYGGFGTNWKMARPVARQSILLSTAGVFLTALFLGLFLFLLLRRELWLCFLTGSALASTDAASVFSVLRSRKLDLKENTASILELESGSNDPIAYMLTLVCLSFLTGEADVGSILRLLTAQLVFGIAIGVLCGLLSYRILKSVSFEVDGFDVIFIAGIALFSYALSAALGGNGYLSTYLTGIILGNVKMSDKKNIVHFFDGLTGLMQIAVFFLLGLLATPSLLPGVLMSAVSVFLFLTLIARPLAVKLLLLPFRASKGQGRLISFAGLRGASSIVFAIMAVQTLKSDTRFFHIIFFVVLLSLLVQGSLLPFAAQRFDMIDLSNDVMKTFTDYSEELPVQFIQLTLAEDNEWVGKHISELSLPLQFLFLLIVREDKKLVPKGTTLLEAGDSLILCAPAVQTKNAMQLSEIEIDKSSEYLHRHIRDIKLPRGEIIFLIQRGNQSIIPNGQTEILEGDTLMLTRLKEKERSPHSPSRVLTSGQ, encoded by the coding sequence ATGAATGTAAACCTGCTGCTGATCACACTGATTATTTTTTCCTGCATCTTCTTCAATAAAATCTCGTTCCGTTTCGGCATTCCGACCCTCTTTGTCTTTATACTCCTCGGAATGGCCTTCGGGACCGACGGCTTTGCGCGCATTTCCTTTGATAACTTTGCGCTCTCGGAGACCGTGTGCTCCGTTGCCCTGATCTTCATCATGTTTTACGGCGGTTTCGGCACCAATTGGAAAATGGCGCGCCCGGTGGCGCGCCAATCCATACTGCTATCAACGGCGGGCGTGTTTCTGACCGCCCTGTTTCTCGGGCTCTTCCTCTTTCTGCTGCTGCGGCGCGAGCTCTGGCTCTGCTTTTTGACCGGCTCCGCGCTTGCCAGCACGGACGCGGCCTCCGTCTTCTCGGTGCTGCGCTCCCGGAAACTGGACTTAAAAGAGAACACAGCTTCTATTCTCGAACTTGAGAGCGGAAGTAACGACCCCATTGCCTATATGCTGACCCTGGTCTGCCTTTCCTTTTTGACCGGCGAGGCCGATGTCGGCAGCATACTCCGCCTCTTGACCGCGCAGCTTGTCTTCGGCATCGCAATCGGCGTGCTCTGCGGCCTTCTGTCCTACCGCATTTTAAAGAGCGTTTCTTTTGAGGTAGACGGTTTCGACGTGATTTTTATCGCCGGCATCGCCCTCTTCTCCTACGCGCTCTCCGCGGCGCTCGGCGGAAACGGCTATCTCTCGACCTATCTGACCGGCATCATCCTCGGAAATGTGAAGATGAGCGACAAGAAGAACATTGTCCACTTCTTTGACGGCTTGACCGGTCTCATGCAGATTGCGGTCTTTTTCCTGCTCGGCCTGCTCGCTACGCCCTCACTGCTTCCGGGCGTCCTGATGTCCGCAGTTTCGGTGTTTCTGTTCCTCACCCTGATTGCGCGCCCGCTTGCGGTAAAACTTCTGCTCCTGCCGTTCCGCGCGAGCAAGGGACAGGGCCGCCTGATTTCCTTTGCGGGTCTCCGCGGTGCCTCCTCGATTGTCTTTGCGATTATGGCGGTGCAAACCTTAAAGAGCGACACGCGCTTCTTTCACATTATCTTCTTTGTCGTTCTCTTATCCCTCCTGGTGCAGGGCAGTCTCCTGCCCTTTGCGGCGCAACGCTTCGATATGATCGACTTAAGCAACGATGTCATGAAGACCTTCACCGACTACAGCGAAGAACTGCCGGTACAGTTCATTCAGCTCACACTCGCCGAGGACAATGAGTGGGTCGGTAAGCATATCTCCGAGCTCTCCCTGCCGCTCCAGTTTCTCTTCCTCTTGATTGTGCGAGAGGATAAAAAGCTGGTTCCGAAGGGCACCACCTTGCTCGAGGCAGGCGACTCTCTGATTCTCTGTGCCCCCGCGGTGCAGACGAAAAACGCCATGCAGCTCTCGGAGATCGAGATCGACAAGTCGAGCGAATATCTCCACCGCCATATTCGGGACATAAAATTACCGCGCGGAGAGATTATTTTCCTCATCCAACGCGGTAATCAAAGTATTATTCCGAACGGTCAAACCGAGATTCTTGAGGGCGATACCCTAATGCTCACACGCCTCAAAGAGAAGGAGCGCTCGCCTCACTCACCGTCAAGAGTTCTGACATCAGGGCAATGA
- a CDS encoding copper homeostasis protein CutC, with amino-acid sequence MELEVCVDSVASGIAAEAGGADRLELCGSLEIGGITPSFGLFLELRKRVTLPLFVMLRPRFGDFCYTEEECRELETEAERFAAAGADGFVLGMLKPDGSLDRERIAELMKHCGGRPITLHRCFDLCKDPLEALRTAEELGIARILTSGQANTAEEGVAALASLAQEAKSLRLMAGSGVSAEKIEALYRETGILSYHMSGKVNEESPMQFRREGVSMGLPGFSEYSRSYTSLEKVKAAREVLKRLDRERNPSDWRPSAETEREIDAAFFARLKKSEALRAGYRASVAAAGTLTSAEKTALRYYYALLPESDLCGYDFSPETLLSFLRPALALYRARAEVKALPESYFLQYVLLPRVNNEELRPVREKLANCIAAHLAEQGEETLTGAALARAVNYACASEGSYVSSDGRTISAAGFLESGQGRCGEESVFYVNALRAVGIPARQVYAPWWAHCEDNHAWVEYWVDGAWHFAGACEPTEKDDNGWFIAAAARAMLVHARYYPLTPQADTALDRATLAGEEILGGQNGVLYLNQLARYADPVKLRIQAEDAELVELCLLNSAGIRPISMYKPEAGVEKTVSLGKGSVYVRFRHPGKNKAVMADLRAGELRIAERECKEEAEEQEYRFFAPNGSRSAPKQTAEEQALGREKYARCNEKLKAKRAARRDRTRAFLERASSQEERMYRNAFVASLSEKDRIDLREDLLEPEFQAAISHVGSLSARAFLEGVLPERFGLEPLCRFRGEEELSTAERKALTARLASADCSDVEALAALRRLRGSGIPVKLRNEDGAPLYFEDGDFRPFREADAARNHLTLRKPEGELRYEQHWTLYRDGKELDLEKKQWEENTLTLLLPDGEYELFTEKRLPNGNAYGKRVAFRLTGGEEKALVLGFPEVTAEELLGKIIIPEIGGQGYETPFTMEFFMAPGEEPSEHIANEILAETESLKALCAQKKLSLRFYLREADAAERGSCKILKSLFPEAFSCPADYDAQEEVLARKLFLEPGQLPLSILRRGRDCAIFSAAGYRVGLIALMSELLTVSEASAPSL; translated from the coding sequence TTGGAACTGGAAGTATGCGTGGACAGCGTGGCATCCGGCATCGCTGCGGAAGCGGGCGGCGCGGACCGTCTGGAACTCTGCGGGAGCTTAGAGATCGGTGGCATCACGCCGAGTTTCGGCTTATTTTTGGAACTGAGAAAGCGGGTCACGCTGCCGCTCTTTGTCATGCTGCGTCCGCGTTTCGGCGATTTCTGCTATACGGAGGAAGAGTGCCGTGAGCTCGAAACGGAGGCAGAGCGCTTTGCGGCGGCCGGGGCGGATGGGTTTGTGCTCGGGATGCTGAAACCCGACGGAAGCTTAGACCGTGAGCGCATTGCGGAACTCATGAAGCACTGCGGCGGGCGGCCGATCACGCTGCACCGCTGCTTTGATCTCTGCAAAGATCCCCTGGAGGCGCTTCGGACAGCGGAGGAACTTGGGATAGCGCGCATTCTGACTTCCGGTCAGGCAAATACCGCTGAAGAGGGCGTCGCAGCTCTAGCCTCTCTCGCGCAGGAGGCAAAGAGCCTTCGTCTTATGGCGGGTTCCGGTGTCTCGGCGGAAAAAATCGAGGCGCTTTACCGAGAGACCGGGATACTCTCGTATCATATGTCCGGCAAGGTAAACGAGGAGAGCCCCATGCAGTTTCGGAGAGAGGGGGTCTCCATGGGGCTTCCGGGCTTCAGTGAGTACAGCCGGAGCTATACTTCTTTAGAGAAGGTGAAAGCGGCGAGAGAAGTGCTTAAGCGCCTGGACCGCGAACGGAATCCATCTGATTGGCGTCCCTCTGCGGAAACGGAGCGAGAGATTGATGCTGCCTTCTTTGCGCGCCTCAAAAAAAGCGAAGCACTCCGGGCGGGCTACCGCGCGAGCGTTGCCGCAGCGGGAACATTGACAAGCGCTGAGAAAACGGCGCTCCGCTACTATTATGCGCTGCTTCCGGAGAGCGATCTCTGCGGCTATGACTTTTCGCCCGAGACCTTGCTTTCCTTCCTTCGACCGGCGCTTGCGCTTTACCGCGCGCGGGCGGAAGTAAAAGCACTGCCGGAGAGCTACTTCCTCCAGTATGTCCTTTTGCCGCGCGTCAACAACGAGGAGCTCCGCCCGGTGCGGGAAAAGCTCGCAAACTGCATTGCCGCTCACTTAGCGGAACAGGGCGAGGAGACACTGACCGGAGCAGCGCTGGCGCGCGCGGTGAACTATGCTTGCGCTTCCGAGGGCAGCTATGTGTCGAGCGACGGCAGAACCATTTCCGCGGCGGGCTTTTTGGAGTCCGGGCAGGGGCGCTGCGGTGAGGAGTCGGTTTTCTATGTCAATGCGCTTCGCGCGGTCGGCATTCCGGCACGCCAGGTCTATGCACCCTGGTGGGCGCACTGCGAGGACAATCACGCCTGGGTTGAGTATTGGGTGGACGGCGCTTGGCACTTTGCGGGTGCCTGCGAGCCCACGGAGAAGGATGACAACGGCTGGTTCATCGCGGCGGCGGCACGCGCCATGCTTGTGCACGCCCGCTATTACCCGCTGACCCCTCAGGCCGACACGGCACTGGATCGTGCGACCCTCGCGGGAGAAGAAATTCTCGGCGGTCAGAACGGTGTTCTCTACTTAAATCAGCTTGCGCGCTACGCGGATCCCGTGAAACTCAGAATTCAGGCGGAAGATGCGGAGCTCGTGGAGCTTTGTCTCTTAAACAGCGCGGGCATACGCCCCATCTCGATGTACAAGCCGGAGGCGGGCGTCGAAAAGACGGTCTCCCTCGGAAAGGGCAGTGTGTATGTCCGCTTCCGTCATCCCGGAAAAAATAAGGCTGTCATGGCGGATCTCCGCGCCGGAGAGCTTCGCATCGCGGAGCGCGAGTGCAAAGAAGAGGCAGAGGAGCAAGAATACCGCTTCTTTGCGCCGAACGGTTCCCGCAGTGCGCCGAAGCAGACCGCGGAAGAGCAGGCGCTCGGCCGCGAAAAGTATGCGCGCTGCAATGAAAAGCTTAAGGCAAAGCGCGCCGCGCGCCGCGACCGTACCCGTGCCTTTTTGGAGCGTGCAAGTTCGCAGGAAGAGCGCATGTATCGGAATGCCTTTGTGGCCTCGCTCTCCGAAAAAGACAGAATAGACTTAAGAGAGGATTTACTTGAGCCGGAATTTCAGGCTGCCATCAGCCATGTCGGAAGCCTTTCGGCACGCGCCTTCTTGGAGGGCGTACTGCCGGAGCGCTTCGGCCTTGAGCCGCTCTGCCGTTTCCGCGGCGAAGAGGAGCTCAGCACAGCTGAGCGGAAGGCACTGACAGCACGCCTTGCGAGCGCCGACTGCAGCGATGTAGAGGCCCTCGCGGCCCTCCGTCGCTTAAGAGGCAGCGGCATTCCGGTGAAGCTTAGAAATGAGGACGGCGCTCCGCTCTATTTTGAGGACGGCGATTTTCGTCCCTTCCGGGAGGCGGATGCGGCGAGAAATCATCTCACGCTTAGGAAGCCGGAGGGTGAGCTCCGCTACGAGCAGCACTGGACGCTCTACCGAGACGGGAAGGAGCTGGACCTTGAGAAGAAGCAGTGGGAAGAGAATACGCTTACCCTGCTTCTGCCGGACGGCGAGTATGAGCTATTCACCGAGAAGCGCCTGCCGAACGGAAATGCCTACGGAAAGCGCGTGGCCTTCCGCCTTACGGGCGGCGAAGAAAAAGCGCTTGTGCTCGGCTTCCCGGAGGTGACGGCAGAGGAATTGCTCGGCAAAATCATCATTCCGGAAATCGGCGGGCAGGGCTACGAGACCCCGTTTACCATGGAGTTTTTCATGGCGCCGGGCGAAGAGCCGAGTGAGCACATCGCAAATGAAATTCTTGCGGAGACAGAGTCCCTGAAGGCGCTCTGCGCGCAAAAAAAACTCTCCCTGCGCTTCTACCTCAGAGAGGCAGATGCGGCAGAGAGAGGAAGTTGTAAGATACTGAAGAGCCTGTTCCCCGAAGCATTTTCCTGCCCGGCTGATTACGATGCACAGGAGGAAGTCCTGGCGCGTAAGCTCTTCCTGGAACCCGGTCAGTTGCCGCTCAGCATTTTGCGTCGCGGCCGTGACTGCGCGATTTTCTCAGCGGCAGGCTACCGGGTCGGGCTCATTGCCCTGATGTCAGAACTCTTGACGGTGAGTGAGGCGAGCGCTCCTTCTCTTTGA